One segment of Antennarius striatus isolate MH-2024 chromosome 5, ASM4005453v1, whole genome shotgun sequence DNA contains the following:
- the atrip gene encoding ATR-interacting protein translates to MSCRPTKRLRGLNQEVAMATALDDPFGDDNDFTQDDLNELDIIASQAITSAGLGSRTPPDPASGVRTNHSREDGCGSSGVPVGAGERQQLGSGTEDAYRLLEVQHAALKRKLEEVEEGIQLKSGEIRVLRDSLRGAQRETEARRQKQLLLDAQKQKEQSEREKELHKKLQALQAELQFKEAEIHEIKGRLLASDRNKVAPPPARGSPKELSGSSSSPAGSGFTTREAPEAHIPPRATPLKTCRDGGGRGAPGRQEVALPDPFLSVTPAPLRRRGGELLASLLQQPLSPRIPLGFSHLLSMSPTHVGLTSSGRSAAFPLQSDAAVGCGETVATRAALGPAQSLAVTGLNMLSQAGPEPAAGPRSSCPGAVLLLPVLDLHLTRVLQALDSTAGSTLVVHAVPPGGREDGGFAVEDVGLAALRLLRCLLFHSDEVVEAVLSADTQPGQRDEQTELFAVGVHPCSHNSLLRTVLRLCEARPGGRSSRGEELVLTAMKTLCVLVERTPHTHSDRLECVLRVLSVCWSADSSLSSVLECLSVLMSVCDHRTLTQQLCSRHDPCVFLKLFQFVTSRADKQATHSEWIQLDLQLVRLLSRLLTQTEDSWTSSQRSSCPCSTELVQTVVIIFHRQWLDLHGSLELSHAAGLAPPPQQGSAPSSPWWRGAAACLLRECLLMLHWLLLHHHAFTESCRPLLHMYDQVIPAVRDTLRKIPELSESEELALEEICRSESEDTDDMDVDTIP, encoded by the exons atgAGCTGCCGACCTACCAAGCGCCTCCGAGGCCTGAACCAGGAAGTGGCGATGGCGACGGCCTTAGACGATCCCTTCGGAGACGATAATGACTTCACCCAGGACGACCTGAACGAGCTCGACATCATCGCCTCCCAGGCCATCACGTCAGCTGGGCTCGGGTCCAGAACCCCGCCCGACCCGGCGAGCGGTGTcaggaccaatcacagcagagagGACGGGTGTGGGAGCAGCGGCGTTCCCGTGGGCGCTGGTGAGCGGCAGCAGCTCGGCTCAGGGACAGAAGACGCCTACAGACTCCTGGAGGTGCAGCACGCGGCGCTGAAGAGGAAG ctggaggaggtggaggagggcatCCAGCTGAAGAGCGGTGAGATCCGGGTCCTGAGGGACTCCCTGAGGGGGGCCCAGAGGGAGACGGAGGCCCGGAGGCAGAAGCAGCTCCTGCTGGACGCCCAGAAGCAGAAGGAGCAGAGCGAGAGGGAGAAGGAGCTCCACAagaag ctccaggctctGCAGGCGGAGCTGCAGTTTAAAGAAGCAGAGATCCATGAGATCAAGGGCCGGCTGCTGGCCTCAGACAGGAACAAGGTGGCGCCCCCCCCGGCCAGGGGCAG TCCTAAAGAGCTGAGCGGCAGCTCCTCCTCCCCAGCAGGAAGTGGCTTCACCACCAGGGAGGCTCCAGAGGCTCACATCCCCCCCAGGGCCACGCCTCTGAAGACGTGCAGGGacggcggggggaggggggcgcccggcagacaggaagtggcgcTCCCGGACCCCTTCCTGTCCGTCACACCTGCCCCGCTGCGGCGCAGAG GGGGGGAGCTGCTGGCGTCGTTGTTGCAGCAGCCGCTATCTCCCAGAATCCCCCTGGGCTTCTCCCACCTGCTGTCCATGAGTCCGACCCACGTCGGCCTCACATCCAG CGGGCGCTCAGCGGCTTTCCCGCTCCAGTCGGATGCGGCCGTCGGATGCGGTGAAACCGTAGCGACCAGAGCGGCGTTGGGTCCCGCCCAGAGTCTGGCTGTGACCGGACTCAACATGCTGAGTCAggctggaccagaaccagcagctGGACCCAGAAG CTCGTGTCCCGGGgctgtcctcctcctgcctgTGCTGGACCTTCACCTGACTCGGGTCCTTCAGGCTCTGGACTCCACGGCTGGTTCCACCCTGGTGGTCCACGctgtgccccctggtggacggGAGGACGGTGGGTTCGCCGTGGAGGACGTGGGCCTGGCGGCGCTGAGGCTGCTCCGCTGTTTATTGTTCCACAGCGAcgag GTGGTGGAGGCGGTGCTTTCGGCGGACACTCAACCTGGACAGAGAGACGAGCAG ACTGAACTCTTTGCTGTAGGTGTGCATCCGTGCTCCCACAATTCTTTGCTGCGGACGGTGTTGCGGCTCTGCGAGGCGCGGCCTGGCGGCCGAAGCTCCCGGGGGGAGGAGCTCGTTCTCACGGCCATGAAGACGCTGTGTGTCCTGGTAGAGAggacgccacacacacacagcgacag gttggAGTGTGTCCTGCGGgtgctgagtgtgtgttggtCGGCAGACAGCAGCTTGTCTTCAGTGTTGGAGTGTTTGTCGGTCCTCATGTCCGTGTGCGACCACCGGACGCTGACTCAGCAGCTCTGCTCTCGCCACG ACCCGTGTGTGTTCTTGAAGCTGTTCCAGTTTGTCACCAGCAGAGCAGACAAGCAGGCAACACACTCTGAGTGGATTCAGCTGGACCtgcag ttggTGCGGTTGCTGAGCAGACTGCTGACTCAGACGGAGGACAGCTGGACGTCCAGCCAGAGGAGCAGCTGTCCGTGTTCCACCGAG CTGGTCCAGACGGTGGTGATCATTTTCCATCGTCAGTGGTTGGATCTTCATGGTTCTCTGGAGCTGTCGCACGCTGCAG GTTTGGCTCCTCCTCCACAGCAGGGCTCCGCCCCCTCGTCGCCGTGGTGGCGCGGCGCAGCGGCGTGTCTGCTCAGGGAGTGTCTGCTGATGCTGCACTGGCTGCTACTGCACCACCACGCCTTCACGGAAAGCTGCAGGCCGCTGCTGCACATGTATGACCAGGTGATCCCCGCCGTCAGAGACACGCTGAGGAAGATCCCCGAGCTGAGCGAGAGCGAAG agctggCGCTGGAGGAGATCTGCCGCTCAGAGAGCGAGGACACCGACGACATGGACGTGGACACTAtcccctga
- the trib3 gene encoding tribbles homolog 3: protein MDMGVTTARAQLCLKRLLDEPSENLPKRKQPRLALNPPATGLSLCLMPGGPAPKRSHSQFPSKVGPYFLLECYEGEETYRAEHEQTKQQYTCQALPLGGYQETLAAFARIGHHDNICSQLDVVIGREHAYVFLPGHYGDMHAYVRNRKRLGEGEVRRLFAQMLSAVMHCHRHGVVLRDLKLRRFVFTDRHRSRLALLGLNDCVLLHGNYDDDSLTDRHGCPAYVSPELLSSGRGSYSGRAADIWSLGVSLYTMLIGQYPFQDTQPAALFAKIRRGVFCLPDWLSQQAKCLIGCMLRKSPAERLEVSELLMHPWLTNPCRPHHNRSKTHSHAPIALRGKHEDGDQVVPTWVEQNH, encoded by the exons TGGCCCTGAACCCTCCTGCCACCGGCCTATCACTGTGCCTCATGCcgggaggccccgcccccaaacGCAGCCACAGCCAATTCCCATCCAAAGTTGGACCGTACTTCCTGTTGGAATGCTACGAGGGGGAGGAGACTTACAGGGCGGAGCATGAGCAGACAAAGCAGCAATACACCTGCCAG gCACTCCCACTCGGTGGTTACCAGGAGACGTTAGCTGCCTTCGCCCGGATTGGTCATCATGACAACATCTGCAGCCAGCTGGACGTGGTGATTGGCCGAGAGCACGCGTACGTCTTCCTGCCCGGTCACTATGGCGACATGCACGCTTACGTGAGGAACAGGAAGCGTCTGGGCGAGGGGGAGGTGAGGCGACTGTTCGCTCAGATGCTGAGCGCCGTGATGCACTGCCATCGCCACGGCGTCGTCCTGAGAGACCTGAAGCTCCGCAGGTTCGTCTTCACCGACAGACACAG GTCGCGCCTCGCCCTGCTGGGACTCAACGACTGCGTCCTCCTACACGGTAACTATGACGACGACAGCCTGACGGACAGACACGGCTGCCCGGCGTACGTCAGCCCTGAGCTGCTGAGCAGCGGGCGAGGATCTTATTCCGGCCGCGCCGCCGACATCTGGAGTCTGGGCGTGTCTCTGTACACGATGCTGATTGGACAGTACCCCTTCCAGGACACGCAGCCCGCCGCGCTATTCGCCAAGATCCGCCGTGGGGTCTTCTGTCTGCCTGATTGGCTGTCCCAGCAAGCCAAGTGCCTCATTGGCTGCATGCTGAGGAAGTCGCCGGCGGAGAGGCTGGAGGTGTCGGAGCTCCTGATGCACCCCTGGCTGACCAATCCCTGCAGGCCGCATCACAACCGCAGCAAGACGCACAGCCACGCCCCGATAGCACTACGCGGTAAACACGAGGACGGCGACCAGGTGGTGCCAACGTGGGTGGAGCAGAACCACTAA